The Pedobacter ginsengisoli region TTTATACCATTCTGAAACACAGTGTATTTTACAGGTGTACCTTTAATATCTACAAAGTCATCCTCTTTGTGGCCGGCAGGAAGTTCAAGATCTGTAGTTGTCCAAAGCTCATAAGCTCCACCTTTATCATCTTTATAGGTATATCTATCTGCATTAAAAGTACCTACAGTTTGTTTTTCACCGGTAGGTTTAAAATCAAGAAATTTAGGCGATCCTTCTTTTCTCTTGTCTAATTCTGCCTTATCCATTTTTACTGCAAATTGCTTTTGAGCAATAGGAATATCAAGCAATAATAAGCCGTTTTTAGCAACGCCATTAATGATAACAGTGATCATTGCCGGGCCTTGTTCCATTTTAATTGTAGAGAGTTCATTTTTGAATTTAACTACAGTTTCTTTAGGTAAAAATGCGGCCATAGGTTGCTGTTCATCTGTAAGGGCGTATTCCATACCATAAGTAAGTGTGCCTTCGGTTACCTTTTTTTGTGCTTGAGCGTAAAGTGCAGTACCAATAAGCAGGGCTGCTACAACACCGGTTTTAATTGATTTAAACATTTTCTGGTTTTTAGTTTTTTATGTATAAGTATAGTTTTATTATTGTTTGTCACATTTAAAAAGCAATTACCACTTTATTTTTTCTTTGTTAATGAAAGCAGCAATACCTTTTTTGAAATCTTCTGTATCTCTTACCCTGGCATTTATCTGCACAGCCATGGCTAAGCTTTTTTCCAATAAAGGATTTGTAGTTGGGCCAATTAGCTGTTTAGTTACCATTAACGAATTTGCAGAAGCTTCATTACACAAATCTAATGCAAAATCTTTCACTTTATGACTAATCTCTTCTTTGTTTGTTACAAACGTTATTAATCCATAATTAAGTGCTTCCTGTGCAGAAAATAGACTTCCGGTGAGTAGTATTTTTTTAGCGATAGTTTCGCTGGTTTTTCGGAGTAAAAAACAGGCTACAATAGCCGGAACAAAGCCCAGCTTTACTTCGGTATATCCAAAACTGGCCTCAGGAACAGAAAAGATGATGTCGCATACTGTTGCAAGTCCACAGCCACCTGCAATTGCATGGCCTTCTACTTGTGCAATAACAACCTTAGGCAA contains the following coding sequences:
- a CDS encoding enoyl-CoA hydratase/isomerase family protein produces the protein MVEPLVLYSVSERIATIAINRPEKRNALNPDLIQQLTDSFIKASEDNDVKVIILKANGAVFSAGADLAYLQQLQLNTYEENLADSENLKRLFTTIYYLPKVVIAQVEGHAIAGGCGLATVCDIIFSVPEASFGYTEVKLGFVPAIVACFLLRKTSETIAKKILLTGSLFSAQEALNYGLITFVTNKEEISHKVKDFALDLCNEASANSLMVTKQLIGPTTNPLLEKSLAMAVQINARVRDTEDFKKGIAAFINKEKIKW